In Methylomonas sp. MK1, the genomic stretch TAATTTCTACCACAATACTTTGGCCCGACAATCCCAGTCGATGCAAATAATTGAACCAGTCTTCAGGGGCATGCTCGGCGCTTTGAAATTGCACCGGGGATTTGTTGACGCTGATTTGAAATTCGGGATGGATAGTGGCTCGCCAAGTTTGCACTTGTCGTGCCGCGGTTTCGAATACCCAATCACCGATTTCTCTGATTAAACCGGTTTCTTCCGCCAGCGGTATAAATTCCGCCGGGCTAATCAAGCCACGCTTTGGATGATGCCAGCGTAGCAAGGCTTCCGCTTTACGCACTTCGCCGTTCAGCAAGTCGACGATAGGTTGATAGCACAGCAAAAATTGCGCGTTGGCCAGCGCGGTACGTAAGTCGCCTAGCATCGCGGCGCGGGCTTCCAGCGCGTCCTGTAAGGCTTGGGTAAAGAAGCGGTAGTTGTTTCGGCCCTGGTTTTTGGCGGCGTACATGGCCTGATCCGCATTTTTTTGTAACTGGCTTAAATCGGTGCTGTCGTTTGGATAAAACGTGATGCCGATACTCGCAGAGACATAAGCTAGTTCGCCGTCCAAGCTAAACGGCGCACTGAGTTTTTGCAGTAGGTTTTTAGCTATCGGTTCGGAGACTTCGATGCAGTCCAGCTCGCTCAAGATAATCGTGAATTCGTCGCCGCCCAAGCGCGCCACGGTATCGGACTCCCGCACGCAGGTCTGCAAGCGCCGCGCGGTTTCCTTCAGTAATTTGTCGCCCATGTCGTGGCCCAGCGTATCGTTGATTTCCTTGAAGCGGTCCAGGTCGATAAACAACAGTGCAAACAATTGTCCCATGCGGTGGGCTTTTTTGATTTCCTGTTCCAGCCGGTCGCGGAACATGCGCCGATTAGGCAGACCGGTGAGCGGATCGAAGTTCGCTTGCCGCCAGATTTGTTCCTCGGATTGTTTACGCTGAGTGATGTCGGAAAACAGGGCGACCCGGCGTTGCGGCTTGCCTTCCGCATTGTAAATGGTGTTGATTGCCAGTTCTTCGACGAACAGGCGGCCGTCTTTAGACCGATTTTTTATTTCTCCGCGCCAAGCGCCGGTAGTATCCAGCGCGTCCCATAGTTCTCGGTAAAACGCCGCATCATGCTCGCCGGAACTGAGAATATGCGGTTTTTTGCCGACAACGTCTTCCGCCGTATAGCCGGTCATCGTCGTAAATGCGGGGTTGACGCTGAGGATGGTATTATCACTGTCCACCACTATCATCGCTTCGCTGCTGTTGTGGTAAACCAGAGCCGCCAATCTCAGGTTTTCCTCGATTTTGCGCAACTCGCTGATATCGCGGGCAAAACCCACTGTACCCAGCAACTGGCCTTGCTCATCCATTACCGGCGCTTTATAGGTCTCGAACCATTTACGTACGCCGCGATCGACAATTTCTTCTTCGACTATCAACTTATCCCTTAAGGCCAACACGCGCCGGTCATCGGCGAGATAACTTTCGGCCAGTTCCGGGGGGGCGATGTCGAAATCGTTTTTGCCGACCAAGGCTTCCGGATTATCGGCGGCAAATACGTTGGCGAATTCCTGGTTGACCGCCAGCAATCTACTTTCAGTATCTTTCAGCCAAATCGCATGTGGAATGTTATCCAGCAATGCGCGCTGATAATATTCTTTCTGTTGTAATGCTTGCTCCGCGCGATGTTGATTGCTGACATCGCGAAAACTCCATACGCGGCCGACAATAATATCGGCGATACTTTGCGGCTTGGAATAGCGTTCAAAAATCCGGCCATCGCTGAATTCGATCAGGTCGTAACTTTCTTGATCCGGGTGATTGTAGAGCTCCTGGACTTTGTCGAAAAACTCGCCCGGATTTTTTAACTGCTTGATGGCTAAATGCAAAAGTGTTGTATCGTCTTTATCTTCTCCAACCGCAGTGTTGGGCAACTGCCAAAGTTCAAAAAAACGCTGGTTGTAAGTAACGATTTGGCGTTGGAGGCTGACGACCAGAATACCGTCAGCCGTGGCTTCCAAGGTAGCCCTTAGCAAGGAAACCGATTGGGCTAATGCGTCTTCTCGGGCTTTATTCTCGCTAATGTCTTCGTAGCTGCCCAAAACCCCGATAATTTCATGATCGGAGTTGCGTAAGGGTATTTTCGATGTGCGCAGCCAAATGGTATTGCCGTCAGGGGTGGTTTGCGGCTCTTCATAAGCCAGTTTGCCCTCACCCGATATGATGACCTGGCGATCATCCGCTTGGTAATTTGCGGCTTGATCTCGCCAATTCAGTTGATTGTCGTCCTTCCCGATTAAATCCTTTGAGCTATGTTGTCCGGCGTCGCCGGCAAATAGCGCGTTGCACCCCAAATAGCGAGAATCCAGGTCTTTCCAGAACACTCGGATCGGCAAGGTTTCCAGGATGGTTTGCAACAATAAATTGGATTCGGTCAGCGCTTTTTCGGATTTTAGTTGCTCGGTAATATCGAACAAAATGGCCAGGTTATCTCCGACATACGATTCGCCCAAGGATACCGAGCCCGCGAGCACAGTACGCCGCTCGCCGTGTTTGCAATGAATTTCCGCTTGGATGGTTTCGAAACTTTGTATGCGACGGGATTTATCAGTCAACTCCTGCCAGGTTTCCATAATGGTCCGGCGGTAGACAGGGTCCGGATAGGCTTTGGGCCACCATTCGTCTAGCGATTTAATATCGTCCAGCGTGTAACCGAAAGCTTTGTTGAAAGCCGGATTTAGCAATGTGAAATTGCCTTTGGCGTCGTAAATGGCCTGGGGCACTGGGGAGTAGTCGATTATTGCCTTCAAACGCCGTTCGCTATCTGCCAGTCCTGTGGTAATCAATTGCTGTTTGTGTAGGGTTAGTGCCAAAGTCGTGCCGGTCCAGGACAGTACCAATATATAAAACCATAGGTTCAGCAACTCGCTTTTCTCAAAATCGTCGCCGAAAAAGCCCAGATGATGTGCGGCTCCGAATAGCGCTTGGATGGTAATCAAGCCGGCAATCAGTGTCACGCCATGACGATTGAAACGGAGGGCGGCCCAAATGGCAAACAGAAACATCCAGTAACCGCGGGCGATTTTTCCAAAGACAGGCTGGAAAGCTTCGAGAAATACTACTTGGCCGGCGAACAAGGTCAGAATGATCAGCAGCAATGCTTCCAGGCCACGTTTTTCAGCAAGCCATTGCTTTGGCCAATTCCGCCAAACCAATAATATCGGCGTGGCCGTGACAATGCCGAAAGCATCCGCCATCCACCAATGTAAAATCGATTGCGGGATAGCCGCTAGTGGTATGAAACCAGCCTGATGTAAAGCCAAAGGGCCAATACCTGCACTGATCAAAGAGCAAGCGGCGCCGGTCAGGGTTAGCCAGATAAAGTGGCCTGGCTCGGTTAAGTCTAAAGAAAAACGCTGTTGGTTTTTTAGCAGGTAGGCGGCTGTCGCCGATTCCAGTGTGTTGCCGGTTGCAATGGCAAAAGACAGTGGGAACGAGTCGTCTACCATCAAGCCGGCGGCAAAAGCACCCAGAAATATGCCTGGCCAATAGCGAAGGCCTTTCAGCAATAAAGCGGCCAATCCCAATCCGCCGGAAAACCACACCAAGGTGACATTGCCGGTTTCCGAGAAATAGGTGAGTACAATTTTAGCCAATAGGCAATAAAGCCCGGCCAAGCCGAGTATCGCCGGAAAGTCTAGCCAGCGGTAATTGGGAAATGCCATGAATCGCTTCACATCTGGTGTTTGGCTAAAGTTGCGGCAGTAAACCCGCCGCTAGCAAGCTTTCGTAGGCTTTATAAGCCGCAATTGCCGATAAAATCAGGAAAAACACGCCGCTGGCTTTATGCAGCAAGGACAAGGGGATTTTTTGCAATACGGTACGCCCGGCCAGCACGCCGAGTCCTGAAGTAAAGGCCAGTGCCAGCGTCGAGCCCAACCAAACCGCAATCGGTTGCGCGGTACTGCTGAACGCTACGACGGCCAGTTGGGTTTTATCGCCAAATTCGGCGACGGTAATCAATAAAAAGGTCGTAAAAAAAATACCGTGGCCGCTTTTCTCGGCGATTTCCTCGTCGTCATTTTCTTCGTCGTGGTTGAGTAAGGCATGCAGACCGAATGCGGAAAAGAGCAGGGCGACGGTGGCCGCGACCAGATATTCCGGTAACCATTTCGCAATCGCCGCACCAAAAACCACCGCCAAGGTGTTGAGCAGCGCGAACGCGGCGATAGCCCCCCACAGCACTGGAGCCGGTCTGTGCTTGGACGCTAAGGTCATGCATACCAATTGGCTTTTATCGCCGATTTCAGCAGCCGCGATCAGCGCAAAGCTGGTGCCGCCGGTCGCCAGTAATTCCGCAAGGTTTAATGCGCTTATTTGGGTGATGAATGCTGCTAAGTATTCCATTCGGCACTGAGGCGTTTGATCGGAAGATAAAACACCCAAAAGGCTACTGCCTTTTGGGTGGCGCACTTGGTTTAGGCAGTTTTTATGTCAGTATTTTGTCCAAGATCATCATGATGATGAAACCGGCCATTAATGAAAATGTAGCGATGCGCGAGCGGCCTTTGGAGTGCGTCTCCGGGATGATTTCTTCGCTGATGACAAACAACATCGCACCGGCCGCAAACCCCATCGCAATCGGCAGTACCGATGAAAACACCGTGACCATGGTAATGCCTAGCAGGCCGCCCACCGGTTCCACCAAGCCTGTCAACGTGGCGATGGCGACGGCTTTCCATTTGTTGTAACCCAAGCCCACCAAGGGCAGTGCTACCGCCAGACCTTCCGGCAAGTTTTGTAAGGCAATCGCAATAGACAATACCAAGCCGTTTTTCATATCGCCGGAGCCAAAGCTGACGCCGACCGACATGCCTTCCGGGAAGTTATGGATGGTGATGGCGATGATGAATAAGGAGATTTTTTGCAGCGAATCCAAGGAATGATCGCTGACCGAATCAAAATGCAGATGCGGCAAACGGCTGTCGGCAAAATGCAGGAACAGCGCACCGATCAGCATGCCGGCCGACACGATCCATAAACCTTTGCCGGGCCAGATTTGCTCGCCGTAGTCCAGGCCGGGCACCAACAAAGAAAACGCGGTGGCCGCCAACATCACGCCAGCCGCGGCACCCAGCAAACTATTGAATAATCGGTCGGATATGTTTTTAAAGAACAGGGCAGGTAAGGCGCCGATGCCGGTCGCCAATCCCGCCAGCACGCTGGCCAGAAAGCCGATGACCACCACTTTGTCAAAAATAAGGTACAGACTGCCGAATACCAAAAGCTGGGAGAGCAAAAACAAACCGATAAATACACCCCAACGTTGCATCAGCGGCAAGGTCATTACATGCAGGTATTGGGGATGGGCTTGCAGGCGAAGATAGTAGTCTTCGAGCGTTTTTTGAATATTCAGCATATTTTTACCTTTATTGTTCTTGTGGCTAAAGCTGGGATTATACTGAATTCATTCGAATTGCCGATTTTTACCCACAATGTTTGCGGGGAGTTTCTCGGTCATCGGTAGCTAACACTAAAGATGTAAGACGGGAATCCGCTGTTGTTCACCTGCGGCGCATGGGTTTTATAAAAAGGCTCAGGTTGTATCCTAGGCCGGTTTCGATTTACAGTGCCGGTTTTGGCGGCCATGATGTGGCTTGATCCGGTATTTAGGCGTTTTTCAGGAGTTCGACAGAATGAAGGTTTTGCAAGGTTTTACAGCAGTCAGTGTTCTTGCGGTGATCAGCGCTTGCGCACCCGTTCAACAGCAGGTTTCAGATCAGACTTTTGCTCTGGGCGGGTCGCAGGCCGGCTATGGTTCTGGTGCTGTGGGTGCCGTCGCCGGGGCAATGGGGCAGACTAGCCAATTGGGATTGATCGATATATTGGTCGGGCAATTGGGAATCAGTCCGCAGCAAGCGCTCGGCGGTGTCGGGTCAATTTTTTCCGTGGCGCAGCAACGCATGAATCCCGGTGACTTCTCGCAGTTGAGCAATGCCGTGCCGGGTATGGACCGCTATTTGTCCTCGGTGCCACAACAGGTTTCCGCTGCCAGTTCACAATCTTTGCTGGGCGCTGCGGGCGGATTAATGGGCGGGCAACTCGGCAGTCTGGCGAATTTGGCCGGATCGTTTCAATCTTTGGGCATGAATCCGTCCATGGTCAGCCAGTTTGTGCCGGTGGTTTTACAGTATGTGCAAAACCAAAGCGGCGCCGGCGCTATGAGTTTGCTTCAGCACGCTTTATATTAAGTTTCGCACCAACTTTTCCGGCTTGAGTCCGGCTAAATTGGTGTCGACCTCAGCGTAATTTTTACAACGACAGACTAAAAAATCATGGAAATATTATTGATCGGCGCAGTTTTGATGATCTTCGCCATTTTGCTATCCGCATGGCTGATGACTTTTGCGAAATGGTTTCCGATAAAAGGCATAGACGGCGAATTTTTGAAGGACTACAAAACCTTGATCAGAGCCCACGTGGATTTTGCATTGATGGCACTGTTTTGCCTAGGTTTTTACGGCGCGAAAGTGCCGTTGCCGGTGACGGCTTGTTGGTTGGTGGTGATCGGCGGCCTGACCAATCCCGGCGTGTTTGTGGTTGCGGCATTCGATCCCGACTTTTGGTCCAAGCCGATCTGGCGGATTTATTCGGCTTTGAGTTTTGTGGTAACCACGCTGGGCTTTGGCTGGATCGGCATCACCTTGCTGCAATATGCCCTGTAAATCGGCTGGCGATGGAACCGACTGTTAAAAAACCGGCCCAAGGCTTTACACTTCTTTGTTTTATTTTCAGGTTAAAAAATGACTGCTGCCTTACCCATACATGATTACGCCTTGCTTGATGATGCCGAATGCGATGCCCGCATCGTTGCCGCCAAAGCCAAACTCGGCAAACGCTGTATCGTGCTTGGACATCATTACCAGCGCGATGAGGTCTTCAAACACGCCGATATCTTCGGCGACTCTTTGAAATTATCCCGGGAAGCCGCGCAATCTGAGGCCGAATACATCGTGTTTTGCGGCGTGCATTTCATGGCGGAAGTCGCGGATATTTTGTCGCGGCCGGAGCAAATCGCGATCTTGCCGGATTTGGCGGCCGGATGCTCGATGGCCGACATG encodes the following:
- a CDS encoding bifunctional diguanylate cyclase/phosphodiesterase gives rise to the protein MAFPNYRWLDFPAILGLAGLYCLLAKIVLTYFSETGNVTLVWFSGGLGLAALLLKGLRYWPGIFLGAFAAGLMVDDSFPLSFAIATGNTLESATAAYLLKNQQRFSLDLTEPGHFIWLTLTGAACSLISAGIGPLALHQAGFIPLAAIPQSILHWWMADAFGIVTATPILLVWRNWPKQWLAEKRGLEALLLIILTLFAGQVVFLEAFQPVFGKIARGYWMFLFAIWAALRFNRHGVTLIAGLITIQALFGAAHHLGFFGDDFEKSELLNLWFYILVLSWTGTTLALTLHKQQLITTGLADSERRLKAIIDYSPVPQAIYDAKGNFTLLNPAFNKAFGYTLDDIKSLDEWWPKAYPDPVYRRTIMETWQELTDKSRRIQSFETIQAEIHCKHGERRTVLAGSVSLGESYVGDNLAILFDITEQLKSEKALTESNLLLQTILETLPIRVFWKDLDSRYLGCNALFAGDAGQHSSKDLIGKDDNQLNWRDQAANYQADDRQVIISGEGKLAYEEPQTTPDGNTIWLRTSKIPLRNSDHEIIGVLGSYEDISENKAREDALAQSVSLLRATLEATADGILVVSLQRQIVTYNQRFFELWQLPNTAVGEDKDDTTLLHLAIKQLKNPGEFFDKVQELYNHPDQESYDLIEFSDGRIFERYSKPQSIADIIVGRVWSFRDVSNQHRAEQALQQKEYYQRALLDNIPHAIWLKDTESRLLAVNQEFANVFAADNPEALVGKNDFDIAPPELAESYLADDRRVLALRDKLIVEEEIVDRGVRKWFETYKAPVMDEQGQLLGTVGFARDISELRKIEENLRLAALVYHNSSEAMIVVDSDNTILSVNPAFTTMTGYTAEDVVGKKPHILSSGEHDAAFYRELWDALDTTGAWRGEIKNRSKDGRLFVEELAINTIYNAEGKPQRRVALFSDITQRKQSEEQIWRQANFDPLTGLPNRRMFRDRLEQEIKKAHRMGQLFALLFIDLDRFKEINDTLGHDMGDKLLKETARRLQTCVRESDTVARLGGDEFTIILSELDCIEVSEPIAKNLLQKLSAPFSLDGELAYVSASIGITFYPNDSTDLSQLQKNADQAMYAAKNQGRNNYRFFTQALQDALEARAAMLGDLRTALANAQFLLCYQPIVDLLNGEVRKAEALLRWHHPKRGLISPAEFIPLAEETGLIREIGDWVFETAARQVQTWRATIHPEFQISVNKSPVQFQSAEHAPEDWFNYLHRLGLSGQSIVVEITEGLLLDANLSVHNHLMAFRDAGMQVAIDDFGTGYSALSYLKKFDIDYLKIDQSFVRNLSQDSNDFVLCEAIIVMAHKLGLKVIAEGVETEQQRDLLAAIGCDYGQGYLFAKPLPAALFEEQFGKSA
- a CDS encoding TMEM165/GDT1 family protein, which produces MEYLAAFITQISALNLAELLATGGTSFALIAAAEIGDKSQLVCMTLASKHRPAPVLWGAIAAFALLNTLAVVFGAAIAKWLPEYLVAATVALLFSAFGLHALLNHDEENDDEEIAEKSGHGIFFTTFLLITVAEFGDKTQLAVVAFSSTAQPIAVWLGSTLALAFTSGLGVLAGRTVLQKIPLSLLHKASGVFFLILSAIAAYKAYESLLAAGLLPQL
- a CDS encoding ZIP family metal transporter → MLNIQKTLEDYYLRLQAHPQYLHVMTLPLMQRWGVFIGLFLLSQLLVFGSLYLIFDKVVVIGFLASVLAGLATGIGALPALFFKNISDRLFNSLLGAAAGVMLAATAFSLLVPGLDYGEQIWPGKGLWIVSAGMLIGALFLHFADSRLPHLHFDSVSDHSLDSLQKISLFIIAITIHNFPEGMSVGVSFGSGDMKNGLVLSIAIALQNLPEGLAVALPLVGLGYNKWKAVAIATLTGLVEPVGGLLGITMVTVFSSVLPIAMGFAAGAMLFVISEEIIPETHSKGRSRIATFSLMAGFIIMMILDKILT
- a CDS encoding DUF2780 domain-containing protein, which produces MKVLQGFTAVSVLAVISACAPVQQQVSDQTFALGGSQAGYGSGAVGAVAGAMGQTSQLGLIDILVGQLGISPQQALGGVGSIFSVAQQRMNPGDFSQLSNAVPGMDRYLSSVPQQVSAASSQSLLGAAGGLMGGQLGSLANLAGSFQSLGMNPSMVSQFVPVVLQYVQNQSGAGAMSLLQHALY